One Castanea sativa cultivar Marrone di Chiusa Pesio chromosome 4, ASM4071231v1 DNA window includes the following coding sequences:
- the LOC142631794 gene encoding aldehyde dehydrogenase family 2 member B4, mitochondrial-like: MAARRFSSLLSRSLAASSSSGSYSLLSSLGRSSGCGRSIHRFSTAAAAEELIIPPVQINYTQNLINGQFVDAVSGKTFPTYDPRTGEVIAHVAEGDAEDINRAVAAARKAFDEGPWPRMTAYERSRILLRFADLVEKHSDELAALETWNNGKPYEQAAKSELPLLIRLFHYYAGWADKIHGLTVPADGDYHVQTLHEPIGVAGQIIPWNFPLVMFAWKVGPALACGNTIVLKTAEQTPLTALFVAKLFHEAGLPPGVLNIVSGYGPTAGAALASHMDVDKLAFTGSTDTGKIVLELAARSNLKPVTLELGGKSPFIVCEDADVDKAVELAHFALFFNQGQCCCAGSRTYVHERVHDEFLEKAKARAVRRVVGDPFKKGVEQGPQIDSEQFEKVLRYIRSGIESNATLECGGDRFGSKGYFIQPTVFSNVQDDMLIAQDEIFGPVQSIFKFKDLDEVIRRANATRYGLAAGVFTKNLDTANTLTRALRAGTIWINCFDVFDAAIPFGGYKMSGIGREKGIYSLNNYLQVKAVITPLKKAAWL; the protein is encoded by the exons ATGGCAGCTCGCAGATTCTCCTCCTTGCTTTCTCGCTCTcttgctgcttcttcttcatctGGGTCATATTCTCTGCTTTCCTCTCTAG GAAGAAGTTCTGGCTGTGGGAGAAGCATCCACAGGTTTAGCACAGCTGCAGCAGCTGAGGAATTAATCATTCCACCTGTTCAGATAAATTACACTCAGAATCTGATTAATGGGCAATTTGTAGATGCTGTATCAg GAAAAACATTTCCAACATATGACCCTCGTACTGGGGAAGTGATTGCTCATGTTGCTGAAGGTGATGCAGAAGATATCAACCGTGCTGTAGCTGCTGCTCGCAAGGCATTTGATGAGGGACCATGGCCAAGGATGACGGCTTAT GAAAGATCAAGGATATTGTTGCGCTTTGCCGATTTGGTTGAGAAACACAGTGATGAGCTTGCTGCTCTAGAGACATGGAACAATGGGAAGCCTTATGAACAGGCTGCCAAATCTGAATTACCACTGCTGATACGGCTATTTCACTACTATGCTG GCTGGGCAGATAAAATCCATGGACTAACAGTTCCAGCCGATGGAGATTATCATGTGCAAACATTGCATGAACCAATTGGAGTTGCAGGACAAATCATTCCCTGGAACTTTCCTCTTGTCATGTTTGCTTGGAAAGTTGGGCCTGCTCTAGCATGTGGTAATACCATTGTCCTAAAGACAGCAGAGCAAACACCATTGACAGCACTCTTTGTGGCAAAGCTATTCCATGAG GCCGGTCTTCCTCCAGGTGTTCTAAATATAGTTTCTGGCTATGGTCCGACTGCTGGTGCAGCACTTGCCAGCCATATGGACGTGGATAAG CTAGCTTTCACAGGATCAACTGATACTGGAAAGATTGTACTTGAATTGGCTGCAAGAAGCAATCTTAAGCCAGTAACACTAGAGCTAGGAGGGAAATCACCATTCATAGTATGTGAGGATGCTGATGTTGATAAGGCTGTGGAGCTTGCACACTTTGCTTTATTCTTTAATCAG GGGCAATGCTGCTGTGCTGGTTCTCGTACCTATGTACATGAACGTGTACATGATGAGTTCTTAGAGAAAGCAAAGGCACGTGCTGTAAGGCGTGTTGTTGGTGATCCCTTCAAGAAGGGTGTGGAACAAGGTCCTCAG ATTGACTCGGAGCAATTTGAGAAAGTCCTTAGATACATAAGATCTGGAATTGAAAGCAATGCCACCCttgaatgtggaggtgacagatTTGGCTCCAAAGGCTACTTCATTCAGCCCACTGTCTTCTCAAATGTTCAG GATGATATGTTGATAGCACAGGATGAGATCTTTGGCCCAGTGCAATCTATCTTCAAATTCAA GGATCTTGATGAAGTAATAAGAAGGGCGAATGCAACGCGCTATGGTCTAGCTGCAGGAGTTTTTACTAAAAACTTGGACACTGCCAACACCTTGACCCGAGCTCTAAGAGCTGGTACTATATGGATAAATTGCTTTGATGTGTTCGATGCAGCAATTCCTTTTGGTGGATACAAGATGAGCGGTATAGGCAGGGAGAAGGGAATCTACAGCCTTAATAACTACTTGCAAGTCAAGGCTGTTATTACTCCTTTGAAGAAGGCAGCATGGTTGTAA